A single region of the Eleginops maclovinus isolate JMC-PN-2008 ecotype Puerto Natales chromosome 16, JC_Emac_rtc_rv5, whole genome shotgun sequence genome encodes:
- the zfand2a gene encoding AN1-type zinc finger protein 2A isoform X1, giving the protein MELPHLGEHCSENTCKRLDFLPMKCDACQEIFCKDHITYATHKCMSAYKKDIQVPVCPLCNIPIPIKRGEMPDIKVGEHIDRDCKSDPAQRKRKIFTNKCSKGGCKQKEMIRVTCDQCHLNYCLKHRHPLDHECKTSGAPPSKSGNAALMRAQAASSSSTSGSRSSSSSSGSSRPFSNGVSANNRGQSSGTTPRIPTSVSAQSVMPPSVSFQAGLTEDQALQRALEMSLAETRPTVQPALTPQEQEDQALAQALAASEEEYRRQQQRQQVRESKPSNCSLS; this is encoded by the exons ATGGAGCTGCCACATTTAGGAGAGCACTGCTCTGAGAACACCTGCAAACGTTTAG ACTTTCTTCCTATGAAATGTGACGCCTGTCAAGAGATTTTCTGCAAAGACCACATCACCTATGCAACTCACAAATGCATGTCTGCCTACAAAAAG GACATCCAGGTCCCAGTATGTCCTTTGTGCAACATCCCCATCCCCataaagagaggagagatgCCCGACATTAAAGTCGGCGAACACATTGATCGGGACTGCAAATCGGACCCTgcgcagagaaagagaaag ATTTTCACCAATAAATGTTCTAAAGGAGGTTGTAAGCAGAAGGAAATGATCCGAGTGACTTGTGACCAGTGTCATTTAAACTACTGTCTTAAGCACCGACACCCTTTAGATCATGAATGTAAGACTAGTGGGGCACCTCCGTCTAAATCAGG AAATGCTGCATTAATGAGAGCCCAAGCTGcttcctccagctccacctctgGTTCTAGGTCTAGCTCCTCAAGTTCTGGAAGCTCTAGACCCTTTTCTAATGGTGTCAGTGCGAACAACAGAGGCCAAAGCTCTGG gactACCCCTCGGATTCCTACTTCCGTCTCTGCACAGAGTGTAATGCCACCATCGGTATCATTCCAGGCCGGATTG ACGGAGGATCAGGCTTTACAAAGGGCTCTGGAGATGTCCTTGGCTGAAACGAGGCCGACAGTTCAGCCGGCTCTAAC TCCTCAGGAGCAGGAGGACCAAGCTCTGGCTCAGGCCCTCGCTGCCAGTGAAGAAGAGTACAGACGccagcagcagagacaacag GTGAGGGAGTCCAAACCGTCCAACTGCAGCCTTTCTTAA
- the zfand2a gene encoding AN1-type zinc finger protein 2A isoform X2 — MELPHLGEHCSENTCKRLDFLPMKCDACQEIFCKDHITYATHKCMSAYKKDIQVPVCPLCNIPIPIKRGEMPDIKVGEHIDRDCKSDPAQRKRKIFTNKCSKGGCKQKEMIRVTCDQCHLNYCLKHRHPLDHECKTSGAPPSKSGNAALMRAQAASSSSTSGSRSSSSSSGSSRPFSNGVSANNRGQSSGTTPRIPTSVSAQSVMPPSVSFQAGLTEDQALQRALEMSLAETRPTVQPALTPQEQEDQALAQALAASEEEYRRQQQRQQVPGKLRRQ; from the exons ATGGAGCTGCCACATTTAGGAGAGCACTGCTCTGAGAACACCTGCAAACGTTTAG ACTTTCTTCCTATGAAATGTGACGCCTGTCAAGAGATTTTCTGCAAAGACCACATCACCTATGCAACTCACAAATGCATGTCTGCCTACAAAAAG GACATCCAGGTCCCAGTATGTCCTTTGTGCAACATCCCCATCCCCataaagagaggagagatgCCCGACATTAAAGTCGGCGAACACATTGATCGGGACTGCAAATCGGACCCTgcgcagagaaagagaaag ATTTTCACCAATAAATGTTCTAAAGGAGGTTGTAAGCAGAAGGAAATGATCCGAGTGACTTGTGACCAGTGTCATTTAAACTACTGTCTTAAGCACCGACACCCTTTAGATCATGAATGTAAGACTAGTGGGGCACCTCCGTCTAAATCAGG AAATGCTGCATTAATGAGAGCCCAAGCTGcttcctccagctccacctctgGTTCTAGGTCTAGCTCCTCAAGTTCTGGAAGCTCTAGACCCTTTTCTAATGGTGTCAGTGCGAACAACAGAGGCCAAAGCTCTGG gactACCCCTCGGATTCCTACTTCCGTCTCTGCACAGAGTGTAATGCCACCATCGGTATCATTCCAGGCCGGATTG ACGGAGGATCAGGCTTTACAAAGGGCTCTGGAGATGTCCTTGGCTGAAACGAGGCCGACAGTTCAGCCGGCTCTAAC TCCTCAGGAGCAGGAGGACCAAGCTCTGGCTCAGGCCCTCGCTGCCAGTGAAGAAGAGTACAGACGccagcagcagagacaacagGTACCCGGAAAGCTTAGGCGCCAATAG